In a genomic window of Rubripirellula tenax:
- a CDS encoding DUF1559 domain-containing protein — protein MSTNRSRTSGFTLVELLVVIAIIGVLVGLLLPAVQAAREAARRMSCSNNFKQIGLGLHNYHSAYKQLPLHGAGTMSPTIDYAWRSSDICNVERLSFLVGITPFIEQQSLWEQISNPRDNNGGTPAIWPAMGPTPQQISYSPWATDIPTLRCPSDPGRGLPALGRTNYAACMGDSAERTTTGAWRDNGTVGSLPNEVLAEESRAAHRGVFVMHKQMKFRDILDGLSNTICAGEIATDLGDKDKRTINLNIGWNFLRNRAPTYCRDMPQDYVDPLRPQFWRATAPVVGATDGRGYRWADGFSNFSAMFTMLPPNQELCTQQNAGNPGVYPPSSRHQGGVHILMSDGAVKFITDSIEAGTAASGGTASYPIFRWRRPGDASPYGLWGALGTRANKEVIQEEL, from the coding sequence ATGTCTACGAATCGTAGCCGCACAAGCGGCTTTACCCTGGTTGAGCTGCTGGTGGTTATCGCCATCATTGGCGTTCTGGTTGGCCTGCTTTTGCCAGCCGTTCAGGCGGCACGTGAAGCTGCACGCCGGATGAGTTGCAGTAACAACTTCAAGCAAATTGGACTTGGACTGCACAACTATCACAGTGCCTACAAGCAATTGCCGCTTCACGGTGCCGGCACGATGAGCCCCACGATCGACTACGCGTGGCGATCATCGGACATCTGCAACGTCGAACGCCTCAGTTTCCTTGTTGGCATCACGCCTTTCATCGAGCAACAATCTCTGTGGGAGCAAATCTCGAACCCGCGTGACAACAACGGCGGTACGCCGGCGATTTGGCCAGCGATGGGCCCGACCCCCCAGCAAATTTCTTACTCCCCATGGGCAACCGACATTCCAACATTGCGCTGCCCGAGCGATCCGGGCAGAGGGCTTCCCGCACTCGGCCGAACAAACTACGCCGCTTGTATGGGTGACTCGGCCGAACGCACCACGACCGGTGCTTGGCGAGACAACGGTACCGTTGGCAGTCTTCCGAACGAAGTTTTGGCGGAAGAATCGCGAGCGGCTCACCGTGGCGTTTTCGTAATGCACAAGCAAATGAAATTTCGCGACATCCTGGACGGGCTCTCCAACACGATTTGTGCTGGTGAAATCGCAACGGACTTGGGCGACAAGGACAAGCGCACGATCAATTTGAATATCGGCTGGAACTTCCTGCGTAACCGCGCTCCGACCTATTGCCGTGACATGCCACAAGATTATGTCGATCCTTTGCGTCCTCAGTTCTGGCGAGCCACGGCACCTGTCGTTGGTGCAACCGATGGTCGTGGTTACCGCTGGGCAGACGGATTTTCGAACTTCAGCGCGATGTTCACGATGCTTCCGCCCAACCAAGAACTTTGCACCCAGCAAAACGCGGGAAACCCAGGTGTCTATCCTCCATCGAGCCGTCACCAAGGTGGCGTGCACATCCTGATGTCGGACGGTGCGGTTAAGTTCATCACCGACTCGATCGAAGCAGGTACGGCCGCAAGCGGCGGAACCGCCAGCTACCCGATCTTCCGTTGGCGCCGCCCTGGAGATGCGAGCCCATACGGATTGTGGGGCGCTCTTGGCACCCGCGCGAACAAGGAAGTTATCCAAGAAGAACTGTAG
- a CDS encoding AraC family transcriptional regulator, producing MSIEPAFISRQTVDARRFYLDLDPPLDAPLRVVCGGVERMREDYVVERSDFPYFGIELVTEGSGSLWLDDRHFSLGQGVTFAYGPGIPHRIENVSSPAMRKYYLDVVGTEAKQLLESAGLLSGRPVLIGRQIELTDLWDAIAGEAREHSAISVDVCQMLARILVLKIRQRRITDGKTMPAAYNTYETIRRYIENNYLSVSSIEEVSKGCDVSSIYVSRLFKRYSETGAYQFLLRLRMNHAAEMLIENRLKVQEVADVMGFSDAFQFSRAFKRVYGVAPSRLKKM from the coding sequence TTGTCAATTGAACCAGCATTCATATCGCGGCAGACGGTTGATGCACGGCGATTCTATTTGGACCTCGATCCACCACTCGATGCTCCGCTGCGAGTGGTGTGTGGGGGTGTCGAAAGGATGCGAGAAGACTATGTCGTCGAACGAAGCGACTTTCCCTATTTCGGGATTGAGCTGGTTACCGAAGGCAGTGGCAGCTTGTGGCTGGACGATCGCCATTTTTCGCTCGGACAGGGCGTTACGTTTGCCTATGGTCCCGGCATCCCGCATCGCATCGAAAACGTTTCTTCCCCAGCGATGCGGAAGTATTACTTGGACGTTGTGGGCACGGAAGCGAAACAGTTGCTGGAATCCGCCGGGCTGCTTAGCGGTCGGCCCGTGCTGATAGGCCGACAAATTGAATTGACGGACCTGTGGGATGCGATCGCGGGCGAGGCACGCGAACACAGCGCCATCTCGGTCGACGTCTGCCAAATGTTGGCCAGAATTTTGGTTTTGAAGATTCGTCAGCGTCGAATCACGGATGGCAAGACGATGCCCGCGGCATACAACACCTACGAAACGATTCGACGATATATCGAAAACAATTACCTGTCCGTCTCGTCCATCGAAGAAGTCTCGAAAGGCTGTGACGTCAGTTCCATCTACGTGTCACGACTCTTCAAGCGGTATTCCGAAACCGGTGCGTATCAATTCCTGCTGCGGTTGCGGATGAACCATGCCGCCGAAATGCTGATCGAAAACCGATTGAAGGTCCAAGAAGTCGCCGACGTCATGGGCTTCTCAGACGCCTTCCAATTTTCTCGCGCGTTCAAACGGGTCTATGGCGTCGCACCCAGTCGGTTGAAGAAGATGTAG
- a CDS encoding DUF1559 domain-containing protein, which yields MSLRQNQRHGFTLVELLVVIAIIGVLVGLLLPAVQAAREAARRMSCSNNFKQIGLGIHNYHSAYKNLPMQKGGTGGESSGNVAWHAGSSLTNNRLGLSMLVALTPFVEQQAIWEVISNPYDDGAGNVFPAMGPTTQNPNYDPWITELPMYRCPSDPGVGLPALGRTNYAACFGDALRRSNTGAFGDNLQSPVSGWEQQTRAAMRGVFVPTKFMKFRDILDGLANTICAGEIVTDLGDNDIRTNALLTANPNTVRNSILSCQASVDPLRPQFWDASVIGNTATSQSGATAGRGFRWASGYLYHSGFQTMLPPNREVCWGGNPSWGREREREGIATASSRHQGGVHVLMSDGAVKFITDSIESGDQTAKPVLQANTPPDTVPGAASPYGLWGALGTRANKEVIQEEL from the coding sequence ATGTCCTTACGGCAGAACCAACGTCACGGATTCACGCTCGTCGAGCTGCTTGTTGTGATCGCAATCATTGGCGTCTTGGTCGGGCTGCTCTTGCCGGCCGTCCAAGCGGCTCGCGAAGCAGCGCGGCGAATGAGCTGCAGCAACAATTTTAAGCAAATCGGTCTTGGTATTCACAACTACCATTCGGCATATAAAAACTTGCCGATGCAAAAAGGCGGAACGGGTGGGGAATCCAGTGGCAATGTTGCCTGGCACGCCGGTTCGAGTCTGACGAACAATCGTCTTGGGCTCAGTATGCTGGTCGCACTCACGCCGTTTGTCGAGCAACAAGCGATTTGGGAGGTCATCAGCAATCCTTACGATGATGGTGCGGGTAACGTCTTTCCCGCGATGGGACCGACCACGCAAAACCCGAATTACGATCCCTGGATCACCGAGCTTCCGATGTATCGCTGTCCTAGCGATCCCGGGGTTGGCTTGCCCGCGCTGGGACGCACCAACTATGCCGCGTGTTTTGGCGATGCACTTCGGCGGTCCAATACGGGGGCCTTTGGCGACAATCTGCAATCGCCGGTCAGTGGATGGGAACAACAGACTCGCGCTGCGATGCGAGGTGTTTTCGTACCGACAAAGTTCATGAAGTTTCGTGACATATTGGACGGACTTGCCAACACGATTTGTGCCGGTGAAATCGTGACCGATCTTGGTGATAATGACATTCGTACGAATGCTCTGCTGACTGCAAACCCCAACACCGTTCGCAACAGCATTTTGTCTTGCCAGGCTTCGGTGGATCCTTTGCGTCCTCAGTTTTGGGATGCGAGCGTGATCGGAAACACGGCGACCAGTCAGAGCGGAGCAACGGCTGGCCGCGGTTTTCGTTGGGCTTCGGGCTATCTCTATCATTCGGGCTTCCAAACCATGCTGCCGCCCAATCGCGAAGTTTGTTGGGGCGGGAATCCGAGCTGGGGTCGCGAACGTGAACGTGAAGGAATCGCCACGGCCAGCAGCCGTCATCAAGGTGGTGTTCATGTTTTGATGAGCGATGGAGCCGTCAAGTTCATTACGGACTCGATCGAGTCGGGTGATCAAACGGCGAAGCCCGTTCTTCAAGCAAACACGCCGCCCGACACCGTTCCTGGTGCAGCAAGTCCTTACGGTCTTTGGGGCGCGTTGGGCACACGCGCTAACAAAGAAGTTATTCAAGAAGAACTCTAG
- a CDS encoding sigma-70 family RNA polymerase sigma factor has translation MDNQNLEQFVRQYSRTQLQILGFIQMFVPSPTEAEEILQETSVVLWTKWSQYDSDRDFASWACGIARYEVFKHLRKRKHNVYLSEPLLQQICDVALCDTRSLAEDQAKQEALARCFQKHSPADQHLLNERYRDTKSVDEIANQRSVTPRSIYKRLALLREMLKRCIESTIHEAAL, from the coding sequence ATGGACAACCAGAACTTGGAACAGTTCGTGCGTCAGTACTCACGCACGCAGTTGCAGATACTCGGCTTCATCCAAATGTTTGTCCCGTCACCAACCGAGGCCGAAGAAATTCTGCAGGAAACCAGCGTTGTGCTTTGGACAAAATGGTCGCAGTACGATTCCGATCGAGATTTTGCGAGCTGGGCGTGCGGGATCGCCCGCTACGAAGTTTTTAAACATTTGCGGAAGCGAAAGCACAATGTTTACCTGAGCGAACCGCTGCTGCAGCAAATTTGCGACGTCGCTTTGTGCGACACGCGATCGCTCGCCGAAGATCAAGCCAAGCAAGAAGCATTGGCTCGCTGCTTTCAAAAACACTCGCCCGCAGATCAGCATCTGCTCAACGAACGATATCGCGATACGAAATCGGTGGATGAAATCGCAAATCAGCGTTCGGTTACGCCGCGTTCCATTTACAAACGACTCGCTTTGCTTCGCGAGATGCTAAAGAGATGCATCGAAAGCACGATTCATGAGGCCGCGCTATGA
- a CDS encoding FecR domain-containing protein, protein MNDEQASRLSELLDKWCDGSLNAQDGKELESILTNHPEAQTHYLEHMELHARLSRMLKSSTNQPSVIEQRQQVSATPMRLPDRVRRNWFWGAMIAASVIGSIFVFKLAKDEPFAARVIKKIDCDIESSRWQSEGTDQLDAGRTITLNNGVLALEFGCGATVVVEGPAEFEVVSAWKCMLHTGKLTAYAPERARNFTVETPSSETVDLGTSFGVQVDDDGASEIHVFEGEVQVYDKSLVGNEPKERVKLFTNQASRVGNNADPMAEFAANAKSFVQLPHSDTNATLPASALPFGPNDGLVLWLDADRQVQMDESDRVVSWGDQLAGGNTRPENAWQVDVDKRPYLSSESIDGKPAIRFLGNEHMVTEPLSTGKDVSVFLVGKLSPRQSDSDVPSTLMNFGSSRNISVVRFREDYLASRVLAPWRDGRHETSGWLALERNMTDVPLVIAMFYSHTHNHSQLFINGEDMGTTKAWIDVSIDNPRFIGCEFDGRHHLVGDIAEIMIFDSMLDTETLKNTSHWLSEKYSIAHGLGVTKEPMLGSERKP, encoded by the coding sequence ATGAATGATGAACAAGCAAGCCGATTGAGCGAGTTGCTAGACAAATGGTGCGATGGCTCGTTGAACGCCCAAGACGGAAAAGAGCTCGAATCTATCTTAACGAATCACCCTGAGGCTCAGACTCACTATCTGGAACATATGGAACTTCACGCTCGATTGTCGCGCATGTTGAAGTCTTCAACGAATCAGCCAAGCGTGATCGAACAGCGGCAGCAGGTCAGTGCAACTCCAATGCGTTTGCCAGACCGCGTCCGCAGAAACTGGTTTTGGGGTGCGATGATCGCTGCATCGGTCATCGGTTCCATCTTCGTCTTCAAATTGGCTAAGGACGAACCGTTTGCTGCACGCGTGATCAAAAAGATCGACTGCGATATTGAGTCTTCAAGATGGCAGAGCGAAGGAACGGATCAGTTGGATGCCGGTCGCACGATCACACTCAACAACGGCGTGCTGGCATTGGAGTTTGGTTGTGGCGCGACCGTTGTGGTCGAAGGTCCCGCAGAATTCGAAGTCGTATCTGCATGGAAATGCATGCTCCACACCGGAAAGCTCACTGCGTATGCTCCAGAGCGGGCGCGAAATTTCACGGTTGAAACGCCGTCCAGCGAAACGGTCGATCTAGGAACATCGTTTGGCGTTCAAGTCGACGATGACGGCGCATCTGAAATTCACGTTTTCGAAGGTGAAGTACAGGTCTATGACAAAAGCCTTGTCGGCAACGAACCGAAAGAACGCGTCAAGCTGTTTACCAATCAAGCGTCGCGGGTCGGTAACAACGCCGATCCCATGGCCGAATTTGCTGCCAACGCAAAGAGCTTTGTTCAGCTTCCCCATTCAGATACCAACGCGACCTTGCCCGCATCCGCCTTGCCGTTCGGCCCTAACGATGGGCTGGTCCTTTGGTTGGATGCGGATAGACAAGTACAAATGGATGAATCAGACCGCGTGGTGTCCTGGGGCGATCAGCTTGCCGGTGGAAACACACGACCCGAAAACGCATGGCAAGTGGATGTCGATAAACGGCCATACTTGAGTAGCGAATCCATCGACGGTAAACCGGCGATCCGGTTCCTCGGGAACGAGCATATGGTCACCGAACCTCTGAGCACCGGTAAAGATGTTTCCGTTTTCCTTGTTGGCAAACTTTCGCCTCGCCAATCGGACTCGGACGTTCCTTCGACGCTGATGAACTTCGGGTCGTCCCGAAACATCAGTGTCGTTCGTTTTCGTGAGGACTACTTGGCCAGTCGCGTTTTAGCCCCTTGGCGAGACGGACGTCATGAAACCAGTGGATGGCTGGCACTCGAAAGAAATATGACGGACGTTCCTTTGGTGATCGCAATGTTCTATTCCCACACACACAATCATTCGCAGTTGTTCATCAATGGCGAGGACATGGGCACGACGAAAGCCTGGATCGACGTTTCGATTGACAATCCGCGATTCATCGGCTGCGAGTTCGATGGGCGGCATCACCTTGTTGGCGATATCGCCGAAATCATGATATTCGACTCGATGCTCGATACCGAAACGCTGAAAAACACTTCGCATTGGCTGAGCGAAAAGTACTCGATTGCCCACGGTCTAGGTGTCACCAAAGAGCCGATGCTGGGAAGCGAACGAAAGCCATAA
- a CDS encoding sulfatase-like hydrolase/transferase: protein MNYNKNIFRWLLPVLIVASLQDIGSTKDKSEFSNRYNVFKTFRIKGAGGTDHMELAARYGANTIRTWSVSEDTKTWLEDASRLNQKMILGIWMPHQGTNNSRGVTYEQDYRESRPKILNRLNSTLDQYDDHPSVLMWGLGNEVHLDEHYLKTVNEMAKVIHGRNPNRLTCVVIINAPKSSIDLIQKHAPEVDMIGVNSYGRGAMQNAIKNLEEHWKKPYFFSEYSCTGPWSAAKGVGDLSLETVPTKKVQELRDANGALHLGKNNCGGVVFVWGEHVNGMDTWFSMLLPQAPTQHLRLGETPLVTAMADEMHRAWTGLDVENHAPLISAMTINQSARGATVAPNQNLDVAVDASDDDGEDLTHRYWIFPVDGNKKQSAVTGPIDGDALTTVKAPTEPGNYRLLCQVDDGNGKTAVHHVPVIVEAETVRPNILLIFSDDAGYGDFGFQGSKQFKTPQIDRLASSGVICTNGYVSASVCSPSRAGLLTGRYQQRFGFFMNLPTELAERADDPQGLPVNELTFADALKECGYRTGAIGKWHQGEDARFHPNRRGFDYFYGFLGGHRSYFPIPPDGSQPSQTLMRNQESLPEGNSDSYTTDLFTDDAIRFINLKDASNQPFFLYLSYNAVHGPMDSLDEDRAPYDDLKNEKRRNLGGMTAALDRGVGRILDELDDAKIRDNTLVVFVNDNGGGEYIAANNWPLRGYKGHEWEGGNRVPFVFSWPGHLKAGTSYDQTVISLDLFPTFLSLAGGDAGTLAKPLDGVSLMPFLRGQSDGKPHEALFWQRRNAAVRAGDWKMIHLVTRDGAIELYNLKDDIGEKNNVAAQHPDVVSDLRSMLEEWQSGHSDPMW, encoded by the coding sequence ATGAACTACAACAAAAACATTTTCCGTTGGCTGCTTCCGGTGCTGATCGTCGCGTCGTTGCAAGACATCGGATCGACGAAAGACAAATCTGAATTCTCGAATCGATACAACGTCTTCAAGACTTTCCGAATCAAAGGTGCGGGAGGAACAGACCATATGGAATTGGCCGCTCGATATGGCGCCAATACGATTCGCACGTGGAGCGTCAGCGAGGACACCAAGACTTGGCTCGAAGATGCGTCGCGACTGAATCAAAAGATGATTTTGGGTATCTGGATGCCTCATCAAGGAACCAACAATTCGCGCGGTGTGACTTACGAGCAGGATTACCGAGAATCCAGACCAAAGATCCTGAATCGTCTGAACTCAACACTCGATCAATACGACGATCACCCGTCGGTGCTGATGTGGGGACTCGGCAATGAGGTCCACCTGGATGAGCACTATCTGAAAACCGTCAACGAAATGGCGAAGGTCATTCACGGGCGTAACCCGAACCGATTAACGTGCGTCGTCATCATCAACGCCCCAAAGAGTTCAATCGATCTGATCCAAAAGCACGCTCCCGAAGTCGACATGATCGGCGTCAATTCCTACGGCAGGGGAGCAATGCAAAATGCCATCAAGAACTTGGAAGAGCACTGGAAGAAGCCGTATTTCTTTTCTGAGTATTCTTGCACGGGACCATGGAGCGCAGCCAAGGGCGTCGGCGATCTTTCTTTAGAAACGGTTCCGACGAAGAAGGTTCAGGAACTCCGCGACGCCAATGGTGCGCTGCATCTTGGTAAGAACAATTGCGGGGGCGTCGTCTTCGTTTGGGGTGAACATGTCAACGGTATGGATACCTGGTTCAGCATGCTTTTGCCCCAGGCCCCGACACAACATTTGCGGCTTGGCGAAACTCCACTTGTCACGGCGATGGCGGATGAGATGCACCGTGCCTGGACAGGGCTGGACGTTGAAAATCATGCGCCGCTGATCAGCGCAATGACGATCAACCAATCAGCCCGCGGGGCCACGGTTGCACCCAACCAAAACTTAGACGTCGCCGTGGACGCATCGGACGACGACGGTGAAGATTTGACCCATCGCTATTGGATCTTCCCCGTTGACGGAAACAAAAAACAGTCCGCGGTAACAGGTCCGATCGATGGTGACGCGCTAACGACGGTCAAAGCACCGACGGAACCCGGTAATTATCGTTTGCTGTGCCAAGTCGATGACGGCAACGGAAAGACCGCGGTGCATCATGTCCCGGTGATCGTCGAAGCGGAGACGGTCCGGCCGAACATCTTGCTGATTTTTTCGGACGATGCGGGATATGGTGACTTCGGGTTTCAAGGCAGCAAACAGTTCAAGACGCCGCAGATTGATCGCCTTGCATCATCGGGCGTCATTTGCACGAACGGTTACGTGAGCGCTTCCGTGTGCAGCCCATCGCGAGCGGGGCTTTTAACGGGACGTTACCAACAGCGTTTCGGTTTCTTCATGAACCTGCCAACTGAACTCGCCGAGCGAGCCGATGATCCGCAAGGCTTGCCGGTCAACGAACTGACGTTTGCCGATGCTTTGAAAGAATGCGGCTATCGCACAGGTGCCATCGGAAAATGGCACCAAGGGGAAGACGCTCGATTCCATCCGAATCGACGCGGTTTCGACTACTTCTATGGATTCCTCGGTGGTCACCGCAGCTATTTCCCGATTCCGCCCGATGGCTCGCAACCCAGCCAAACTTTGATGCGAAACCAGGAATCGTTGCCGGAGGGTAATAGCGACTCTTACACCACGGATCTCTTCACCGATGACGCGATTCGATTCATCAACTTGAAGGATGCGTCGAATCAACCGTTCTTTTTGTACCTGTCGTACAACGCGGTTCACGGTCCGATGGATTCGCTAGATGAAGACCGCGCACCATACGACGATCTCAAAAACGAGAAACGCCGTAATCTTGGCGGAATGACCGCTGCGCTAGATCGCGGCGTTGGAAGGATTTTGGACGAACTAGACGATGCGAAAATCCGCGACAACACGCTGGTCGTGTTTGTCAACGACAACGGCGGCGGCGAATACATCGCCGCGAATAATTGGCCACTACGGGGCTACAAAGGACATGAATGGGAAGGCGGAAACCGAGTGCCATTCGTTTTCAGTTGGCCGGGCCATCTTAAGGCAGGGACGAGTTATGATCAGACGGTGATCTCGCTGGATTTGTTTCCGACGTTCCTGTCTTTGGCCGGAGGTGATGCCGGTACGCTGGCGAAACCGCTGGATGGTGTGAGCCTGATGCCGTTCCTGCGTGGGCAGTCAGACGGTAAGCCTCACGAGGCCCTGTTTTGGCAACGTCGAAACGCCGCGGTGCGCGCGGGAGACTGGAAAATGATTCACTTGGTGACTCGCGACGGGGCGATTGAGCTTTACAACTTGAAAGACGATATCGGCGAGAAGAACAACGTCGCAGCACAGCACCCCGATGTGGTCAGCGACCTTCGGTCGATGCTCGAAGAATGGCAATCGGGACATTCCGACCCGATGTGGTAG